Within the Terriglobales bacterium genome, the region CAGCCCCGTGGTGAAGGGAATCCCCTGGCGCCCGGCGTGTTCGAGAGTGGCCACCCGTTTCGCCGGGACTTTATCGGGCGCGCCATCGTGCGCCGCGCCGCGCGCGAGTAGCGCCGTGCTGGTGCTTTCGAGCATCAGCCCCATGCTGGGAGACCACCTCGCCAGCCGCCGCACCCACGCCGCGCTCATCAGTCCGGGATTGGCGTGCGGCAAAAGGCTCGTCTCCCGCAGCACGAGTTCGCACATCGCTTCGAGATAATGCAAAGTGGATTTGTATCCCAGACTCGCGAGCGCCGCGCGCATCTCGGGGAAGTCCAGCTCCGGCTTGTCGCCCAGGCTGAAGAGCGCCTCGCGACAGCCCAGCTTCTCTCCCGCCTTGGCTACGCTCAGGGCTTCGTCCGGACTCATGGTGTGCGCGCCCGGCTCGCCCGGACTGCGCCGGAAGATGCAGTAGCCGCAGGCGTCGCGGCACAGGTTGGTCAGGGGAAGGAAGACTTTGGGGGAGTAGGTGATCGCGCCCGGCTTGAACCGTTCTTTGAGCGCGCGCGCCGTCTGCAGCAATTCCGGAAGCGCGTCGTCCGTGCAACGGATCAGTCGGCAGGCCAGGGCGTGCTCGACCTCCAACCCGTCACGCACCTCATCCAGTTGGGTTCGCAGAGATTGCTTCGCGGCGCTGTGGAGGACTGGCAGGCTCACGCAAATGACCCGATCGCTCGCGGGCTCGATGACCCCATGAGCCGGTCAATCATACCGTGCCGACGGGCTGCCCGAGGGATAGAACACGCCCAGCAACTTCACCGCGGCTGTGCCCGGATTCTCCAGGCAATGCCGCGTGCCCGGCGGGAGGTAGATGCTGGTTCCCGGCCCGAACTCCGCGCTCTCCTGCTCGGTGTGCGCGACGCCGGTGCCCTCCAGGATGTATATGGCCTCCTCGTAGGTGTGACTGTGGAAGGGCGCCTTGCTGGGAGGGATGAATCCCACGAACTGGGTCACCTGGCGGCAGCCGAGGTCTTTGTCCACCAGCAGCTTGAACTGGCGGTCGCCGGAGGGGATGGCTTCGCAGTCACGCTCGTGCACCACACGCCGCGGAGGATCGACTCCGGGCGAGCGCGCGGGTTCGTCCACTTCTTGTGCGGACTCCTCCGGACAGCAGACGCTCACCAACAC harbors:
- a CDS encoding cupin domain-containing protein, which encodes MKVLTGGARVFGAEEGEGASAAGARSRTPICRQSGAQQIAQTVREYGRGHAATHVHSAAEEILYAASGRGACHIAGFRYPIEPGSGVYIPSGAAWSVENPSHEPLVLVSVCCPEESAQEVDEPARSPGVDPPRRVVHERDCEAIPSGDRQFKLLVDKDLGCRQVTQFVGFIPPSKAPFHSHTYEEAIYILEGTGVAHTEQESAEFGPGTSIYLPPGTRHCLENPGTAAVKLLGVFYPSGSPSARYD
- the cofG gene encoding 7,8-didemethyl-8-hydroxy-5-deazariboflavin synthase CofG, with translation MRDGLEVEHALACRLIRCTDDALPELLQTARALKERFKPGAITYSPKVFLPLTNLCRDACGYCIFRRSPGEPGAHTMSPDEALSVAKAGEKLGCREALFSLGDKPELDFPEMRAALASLGYKSTLHYLEAMCELVLRETSLLPHANPGLMSAAWVRRLARWSPSMGLMLESTSTALLARGAAHDGAPDKVPAKRVATLEHAGRQGIPFTTGLLIGIGETPEDRVETLFAIRELNRRYGHVQEVIVQNFRAKLGIPMSAHPEPTPGEMLRTVAVARLILGNMNLQAPPNLTERYEELIEAGINDWGGVSPLTPDYINPEAPWPHLAELERRTRAAGQQLKPRLTVYPEFLAAIAERGGLLAEKVLAAADDEGYLRRVA